The proteins below come from a single Sphingomonas carotinifaciens genomic window:
- a CDS encoding TonB-dependent siderophore receptor — MPLRATFTAASLMAIVVASPAAAAAQTRRFDIAAQPAASGIVAFARQAGIQVLAPEEATRGRRIAAVRGSYAVPQALRRVAGSAGLAVASFDGRTAILAAPRTAATRPQQADPAAPQADTVNQPGEAPTQQADNELDAIIVTGTRTRGQTVLTSSSAITVATREDLDRKAPRSTAQALELVPGIFVEGSGGEVSNNFSVRGLAGGGQQFVQLQEDGLPVFYINALSDTILKQEVYIDRLEAVRSGASGILTVNGAGATINFITRKPDFDKAGGTFQLTTSSFATARVDAFMTKPIAENTAIAIGGFYRRDDGIRDPGYDANQGFLFRAAISQRWDSGRLTLSAKVVDDHNIFYVPIPVTGVGDPQSIPGLSATHGLLQSRDFGQVRVRTTPTTGASFKDIDLTDGVHTRAQSYGYDLTQDFGRDFNFFARGRYTRFGTDFNSIFSYDNSALQLASERLRTTGTGLNATSVQTLTRFAPAGATGLGLRYVDTGQIVRGDAALNALNGNGLIAESVIGNNRASVKEFNSDTGITWQTPTNSLTIGGLFTRSSRYNDAVGAATFLTDVRNRARRVDVVALNAANGVVGSLTENGFLNYGTFGEGPSRAKFTSISAYATDQLTLWDKLRIDGGIRFEHFVFNRLGGNTVGQVPVAGAGVFTPGGVLIADNDTIIANNYIAQYGGGSFDGTFSRQRREFNKIAWTLGANYLITDRFAVYGRYATGFQAQEQNRPTDLRFAEAGLRYSSRLVQASVTGFYTNFLDYPQSRDVQTTVNGVTVTQQLTANSGIKVWGGEFDVTVRPVDWFRVQAVGVIQESKIDIRSLSAFQGGNPIDINQIAQGLRTQVEGFDGNKPERTPAINVAVTPAIVLPNGLGEIYGSWRRIGRIYADISNQLELPGYSLFSAGVMVNVAPGVTFNASVENIGNAVGLTEGNPRGGFNENTGSNFYFARPINGRNAVASLRFDF; from the coding sequence ATGCCGCTTCGTGCCACCTTCACCGCCGCATCGCTGATGGCCATCGTCGTCGCCAGCCCGGCCGCCGCCGCGGCGCAGACCAGGCGTTTCGACATCGCCGCGCAGCCCGCCGCCAGCGGCATCGTCGCCTTTGCGCGGCAGGCGGGCATCCAGGTGCTCGCGCCCGAGGAAGCGACGCGCGGCCGCCGCATCGCCGCGGTGCGCGGCAGCTACGCCGTACCCCAGGCGCTCCGCCGCGTCGCCGGGTCGGCCGGCCTGGCCGTCGCCTCGTTCGACGGACGCACCGCCATCCTCGCCGCCCCCCGCACCGCCGCCACCCGCCCGCAACAGGCCGACCCCGCCGCCCCGCAGGCCGACACCGTCAACCAGCCCGGCGAGGCCCCGACGCAGCAGGCGGACAACGAGCTGGACGCGATCATTGTCACCGGCACGCGCACCCGCGGCCAGACGGTGCTGACCTCCTCCTCCGCGATCACCGTCGCCACGCGCGAGGATCTGGACCGCAAGGCACCCCGATCGACCGCCCAGGCGCTGGAACTGGTTCCCGGCATCTTTGTCGAAGGATCCGGCGGCGAGGTGTCGAACAACTTCTCGGTACGGGGCCTCGCCGGCGGCGGACAGCAATTCGTACAGTTGCAGGAGGACGGCCTGCCCGTCTTCTACATCAATGCGCTGTCCGACACGATCCTGAAGCAGGAAGTCTATATCGACCGGCTGGAGGCGGTGCGCTCGGGCGCGTCGGGCATCCTGACCGTCAACGGCGCGGGCGCCACCATCAACTTCATCACCCGCAAGCCCGATTTCGACAAGGCGGGCGGCACCTTCCAGCTTACCACGTCGAGCTTCGCCACCGCGCGCGTCGACGCCTTCATGACCAAGCCGATCGCCGAGAACACCGCGATCGCGATCGGCGGCTTCTACCGCCGCGACGACGGCATCCGCGATCCCGGCTATGACGCCAATCAGGGCTTCCTGTTCCGCGCCGCCATCTCGCAGCGCTGGGACAGCGGCCGGCTGACCCTGTCCGCCAAGGTGGTGGACGATCACAACATCTTCTACGTGCCGATCCCGGTGACCGGTGTCGGCGATCCGCAATCGATCCCCGGCCTGTCCGCCACCCACGGCCTGTTGCAAAGCCGCGACTTCGGCCAGGTCCGGGTGCGCACCACGCCGACCACGGGCGCGTCGTTCAAGGACATCGACCTGACGGACGGCGTGCATACCAGGGCGCAGTCCTATGGCTACGACCTGACCCAGGATTTCGGACGCGACTTCAACTTCTTCGCGCGTGGCCGCTACACGCGCTTCGGCACCGACTTCAATTCGATCTTTTCCTACGACAATTCCGCCCTGCAACTCGCCTCCGAACGGCTGCGCACCACCGGCACCGGGCTGAATGCGACCAGCGTGCAGACGCTCACCCGCTTCGCGCCGGCGGGCGCCACTGGGCTTGGCCTGCGCTATGTCGATACCGGGCAGATCGTCCGCGGCGATGCCGCGCTGAACGCGCTCAACGGCAACGGCCTGATCGCCGAAAGCGTGATCGGCAACAACCGCGCGTCGGTGAAGGAATTCAACAGCGACACCGGCATCACCTGGCAGACGCCGACCAACTCGCTGACGATCGGCGGGCTGTTCACCCGCTCCAGCCGGTATAACGACGCGGTGGGCGCCGCCACCTTCCTGACCGACGTGCGCAACCGCGCGCGCCGCGTCGACGTGGTGGCCCTCAATGCCGCCAACGGCGTGGTCGGCTCGCTGACCGAAAACGGCTTCCTCAATTACGGCACCTTCGGCGAAGGGCCGAGCCGCGCCAAGTTCACCTCGATCTCCGCCTATGCCACCGACCAGTTGACGCTGTGGGACAAGCTCAGGATCGACGGCGGCATCCGCTTCGAACATTTCGTGTTCAACCGGCTGGGCGGCAACACGGTCGGACAGGTGCCGGTGGCGGGTGCAGGCGTCTTCACCCCCGGTGGCGTGCTGATCGCCGACAACGACACCATCATCGCCAACAACTACATCGCCCAATATGGCGGCGGCAGCTTCGACGGCACCTTTTCGCGCCAGCGCCGCGAATTCAACAAGATCGCCTGGACGCTGGGCGCCAACTATCTGATCACCGACCGTTTCGCCGTCTATGGCCGCTACGCCACCGGCTTCCAGGCGCAGGAACAGAACCGCCCGACCGACCTGCGCTTCGCCGAAGCCGGCCTGCGCTATTCCAGCCGGCTGGTGCAGGCATCGGTGACCGGTTTCTACACCAACTTCCTCGATTACCCGCAATCGCGCGACGTGCAGACGACGGTGAACGGCGTGACGGTGACGCAGCAGCTTACCGCCAATTCCGGCATCAAGGTCTGGGGCGGCGAGTTCGACGTGACCGTGCGGCCGGTCGACTGGTTCCGCGTCCAGGCGGTGGGCGTGATCCAGGAGTCGAAGATCGACATCCGCTCGCTCTCCGCCTTCCAGGGTGGCAACCCGATCGACATCAACCAGATCGCGCAAGGCCTGCGCACCCAGGTGGAAGGGTTCGACGGCAACAAGCCGGAACGGACGCCCGCGATCAACGTCGCGGTCACCCCCGCCATCGTGCTGCCCAACGGTCTGGGCGAGATCTACGGCAGCTGGCGGCGGATCGGGCGCATCTATGCCGATATCTCAAACCAGCTCGAACTGCCCGGCTACAGCCTGTTTTCGGCCGGCGTGATGGTCAATGTCGCGCCGGGCGTCACCTTCAACGCCTCGGTGGAGAATATCGGCAACGCCGTCGGCCTGACCGAGGGCAATCCGCGCGGCGGGTTCAACGAGAATACGGGATCGAACTTCTACTTTGCGCGGCCGATCAACGGGCGGAACGCAGTCGCCAGCCTGCGGTTCGATTTCTGA
- a CDS encoding FecR family protein, which yields MDERPSAAAIDAAAAAWVARLDRGGPDAGLDAWLDADPRHRGALIRAQALWTSLSGLPAAAAEPPVMSRRRWLAGTAGLVAAGIAGFGWWIQHDAAQAFATAIGERRPARLADGSTMLLNTDSRSRVAIAGDARRVMLDSGEAWFQVAHDTTRPFVVEAGAVRVQAVGTAFSVRRLAGRAQVVVNEGRVRVWSVDAPARFLNLTAGSRAVVRDDRGADEAQVAPARIDEALAWRRGEIVLDGMTLGDAAAEFNRYNRQQLSVEAGLADRRIVGWFRTDDVDGFARSAAAMTDARVERDGEAIRLLRGN from the coding sequence ATGGACGAACGCCCCTCCGCCGCCGCCATTGACGCCGCCGCCGCTGCATGGGTCGCGCGGTTGGACCGCGGCGGGCCGGATGCGGGGCTGGACGCGTGGCTGGACGCCGACCCGCGCCACCGCGGGGCGCTGATCCGTGCGCAGGCGCTGTGGACCTCGCTGTCCGGCCTGCCCGCCGCCGCGGCCGAACCGCCGGTCATGTCGCGCCGTCGCTGGCTGGCGGGCACGGCGGGGCTGGTGGCGGCGGGCATTGCCGGGTTCGGCTGGTGGATACAGCATGATGCGGCGCAGGCATTCGCGACCGCGATCGGCGAGCGGCGCCCGGCGCGGCTGGCGGACGGGTCGACGATGCTGCTCAACACCGACAGCCGGTCGCGCGTGGCGATCGCGGGCGATGCGCGCCGGGTGATGCTGGACAGCGGCGAGGCCTGGTTCCAGGTCGCGCACGACACCACGCGCCCCTTCGTGGTGGAGGCGGGAGCGGTGCGGGTGCAGGCGGTGGGCACCGCCTTTTCCGTGCGCCGACTGGCGGGGCGGGCGCAAGTGGTGGTGAACGAGGGGCGGGTGCGCGTCTGGTCGGTGGACGCGCCGGCGCGCTTCCTCAACCTGACCGCCGGGTCGCGCGCCGTCGTTCGCGACGATCGCGGCGCGGACGAGGCGCAGGTGGCCCCCGCGCGCATCGACGAGGCGCTGGCCTGGCGCCGCGGCGAGATCGTGCTGGACGGCATGACGCTGGGCGATGCCGCGGCCGAGTTCAACCGCTACAACCGCCAGCAATTGTCGGTGGAGGCCGGACTGGCCGATCGCCGCATCGTCGGCTGGTTCCGCACCGACGATGTCGATGGCTTTGCCCGCTCCGCCGCGGCGATGACCGATGCGCGCGTCGAGCGGGACGGGGAGGCGATCCGGCTGCTCCGGGGGAACTGA